The Suricata suricatta isolate VVHF042 chromosome 4, meerkat_22Aug2017_6uvM2_HiC, whole genome shotgun sequence genome includes a region encoding these proteins:
- the UBL3 gene encoding ubiquitin-like protein 3, whose protein sequence is MSSNVPADMINLRLILVSGKTKEFLFSPNDSASDIAKHVYDNWPMDWEEEQVSSPNILRLIYQGRFLHGNVTLGALKLPFGKTTVMHLVARETLPEPNSQGQRNREKTGESNCCVIL, encoded by the exons ATAAATTTGCGCCTCATCTTGGTAAGCGGGAAAACAAAAGAGTTCCTGTTTTCTCCTAATGATTCTGCTTCTGACATTGCGAAGCATGTGTATGACAATTGGCCAATGG ACTGGGAAGAAGAGCAGGTCAGCAGTCCAAATATTCTACGGCTTATTTATCAAGGGCGATTTCTACATGGAAATGTCACATTAGGAG CATTAAAACTTCCTTTTGGCAAAACAACGGTGATGCATTTGGTGGCCAGAGAGACATTGCCAGAGCCCAACTCTCAAG GTCAGAGGAACCGCGAAAAGACTGGAGAGAGTAATTGTTGTGTAATCCTGTAA